A window of Formosa sp. Hel1_31_208 contains these coding sequences:
- a CDS encoding TonB-dependent receptor, whose protein sequence is MKKLILLTVLFVTSIVSAQVTVRGVIKDSIGNPLELANVIAINKATKAMASYAITNDKGLYKLDLEKNTTYTVQVSYIGMKTLSEEITTKETNITKDYKLQLDNALDAIELTYEMPVTIKGDTLVYNADSFKDGSERKLEDVLKKLPGVEINDDGQIEVEGKVVNKLMVNGKDFFDGDSKLATKNIPSNAVDKIQVLRNYSEVGQLRGVTNNQDNVAINIKLKEGKENFWFGDVTVGAGTAPDNELYLVQPKLFYYSPKYSINVIGDMNNIGEVALTNRDIRNFGGGFRRPSQGSGTNINLGDNGLGGLTNLGNAQEIETKLGAGNFSYSPNKALDLSGFVIYNSSRLRTRQESFVRYINSDLGIPDEETVQTGREASNQGVAKLSASYKPNFNNQMDYDLLGRLSKDSERQNVFSSVVGGTNELEEVTPFSINQNFNYYYTLDEKNIFALEAQHLIKDEDPFYNALLVNDPTNNDDDPQDQDAFDNTATALGFDRDQFGYNLNQDRRIKSNQLDAKVDYYYILNNKSNINVTLGTILSNQRFNSNIFQFLDDGSFFDPVAELTDSEGNLLRNENDTEYNFSDVYLGFRYRVKSGKFTITPGLSLHAYGNKNTQFGEEFKDNFFRVLPEFETLIQFKKSETLTFRYNMSNSFTDVNSLAEGLVLNSFNNISFGNPELQNSLSHNLSLRYFSFNLFNYTNVFAIANYSKNIDQIRSATNFDNVIRTSSFFNSNFADETASVFGRVERTFKKIRARMGVRFSYSKRNQFVQDLRTVSESFSQSYTPELRTNFREAPNVRLRYQYSITNNDQGTTSTKFVTNAPSIEFDAYIWKSLTFRTDYTYTNQDDGVRPSQSFQTWDASLAYRKDRDAKWEYEVKASNLLDIDARINNSAGNISVFNSSTFIQPRFITFRVIYTL, encoded by the coding sequence ATGAAAAAACTAATTCTACTAACAGTCTTGTTTGTAACAAGTATAGTTAGTGCTCAAGTGACAGTTAGAGGCGTAATTAAAGACAGTATTGGTAACCCACTAGAACTTGCTAATGTTATTGCAATTAACAAAGCCACTAAAGCAATGGCATCATATGCCATTACAAATGATAAAGGGCTCTATAAACTTGATCTTGAAAAAAACACGACCTACACGGTGCAGGTAAGTTATATTGGGATGAAGACACTTTCTGAAGAAATAACAACCAAGGAAACAAATATTACTAAGGACTATAAGCTCCAACTTGATAATGCCCTTGATGCAATAGAGTTAACCTATGAAATGCCTGTAACTATTAAAGGTGATACCCTAGTTTATAATGCCGATTCTTTTAAAGATGGCTCAGAGCGAAAGCTTGAAGATGTCCTGAAAAAATTACCGGGTGTGGAAATTAATGACGACGGACAAATTGAAGTCGAAGGTAAAGTCGTTAATAAATTGATGGTAAATGGAAAAGATTTCTTTGATGGGGATTCAAAATTAGCGACTAAAAATATTCCTTCAAATGCCGTAGATAAAATTCAAGTATTACGAAATTACTCAGAAGTTGGTCAATTAAGAGGCGTGACTAACAACCAAGATAATGTGGCGATTAATATCAAACTGAAAGAAGGAAAAGAGAATTTCTGGTTTGGTGATGTTACCGTTGGCGCCGGAACAGCTCCCGATAATGAATTGTATTTGGTACAACCTAAACTCTTTTATTATAGTCCGAAATATAGCATTAACGTCATAGGTGATATGAATAATATCGGTGAAGTCGCATTGACCAATCGTGATATTAGAAATTTTGGAGGTGGATTTAGACGTCCTAGCCAAGGTAGTGGAACCAACATTAATTTAGGGGATAACGGACTTGGAGGATTAACCAACCTTGGTAATGCTCAAGAGATTGAAACAAAGCTAGGTGCAGGTAACTTTAGTTATTCTCCAAACAAAGCTTTAGATCTTAGTGGATTTGTAATCTACAACAGTAGCCGTTTAAGAACACGTCAAGAAAGCTTTGTGAGATATATCAATTCAGATTTAGGAATTCCCGATGAAGAAACGGTACAAACGGGCAGAGAGGCCAGTAACCAGGGTGTCGCAAAGTTAAGTGCCTCTTACAAACCTAACTTTAATAATCAAATGGATTATGACCTTCTTGGTCGACTTTCAAAAGATTCAGAACGGCAAAATGTATTCTCATCAGTTGTTGGTGGTACAAATGAATTAGAAGAGGTGACACCATTTAGTATCAATCAAAATTTCAACTATTATTACACGCTAGACGAAAAGAATATTTTTGCACTTGAAGCACAGCATTTAATAAAAGATGAAGATCCATTTTATAATGCGTTGTTAGTGAATGACCCAACAAACAATGATGACGATCCTCAAGACCAGGATGCTTTTGATAATACAGCTACTGCTTTAGGATTTGATAGAGATCAATTTGGTTATAACCTTAATCAAGACAGACGAATCAAGTCGAATCAATTAGACGCTAAAGTAGATTACTATTATATCTTAAATAATAAGAGTAATATTAATGTCACCTTAGGTACGATTCTAAGTAATCAACGTTTTAATTCCAACATATTTCAATTCTTAGATGATGGCTCATTTTTTGATCCCGTAGCAGAATTAACAGATAGCGAAGGCAATCTTCTAAGAAATGAAAATGATACAGAGTACAACTTTAGCGATGTGTATTTGGGATTCCGCTACCGTGTAAAATCGGGAAAGTTCACAATTACTCCTGGATTATCACTACACGCATACGGAAACAAAAACACACAATTTGGAGAAGAGTTTAAAGATAATTTCTTTAGAGTGTTGCCTGAATTTGAAACCTTAATTCAATTTAAAAAGAGCGAAACCTTAACCTTCCGTTACAACATGAGTAACTCGTTTACTGATGTTAATAGTTTAGCTGAAGGCCTAGTATTAAACAGTTTTAACAATATTAGTTTTGGTAACCCTGAATTGCAAAACTCATTATCACATAACTTGAGTTTGAGATATTTTAGTTTCAATCTTTTTAATTATACCAACGTATTTGCCATTGCAAATTATAGTAAGAATATTGATCAAATTAGAAGTGCAACGAATTTTGATAATGTCATTAGAACAAGTTCGTTTTTCAATTCAAACTTCGCAGATGAAACCGCTAGTGTATTCGGTCGTGTTGAACGTACCTTTAAAAAGATTAGAGCTAGAATGGGTGTGCGTTTTTCTTACTCTAAAAGAAACCAATTCGTTCAAGACTTGCGAACAGTAAGTGAAAGCTTTAGTCAATCTTATACACCAGAGTTGCGTACTAATTTTAGAGAAGCACCAAATGTACGATTGAGATATCAATACTCTATTACAAATAATGATCAAGGTACGACATCAACAAAATTTGTTACCAATGCACCATCGATTGAATTTGATGCATATATATGGAAGTCATTAACCTTTAGAACAGATTATACCTATACCAATCAAGATGATGGTGTTAGGCCTTCGCAATCCTTCCAAACTTGGGATGCGAGTTTAGCCTATAGAAAAGATAGAGACGCAAAATGGGAATATGAAGTAAAAGCCTCTAACTTATTAGATATCGATGCTAGAATAAACAATAGTGCTGGTAATATTTCAGTATTTAATTCATCAACGTTTATTCAACCGCGATTCATTACATTTAGAGTAATATATACATTATAA
- a CDS encoding GLPGLI family protein — protein sequence MKTLVTKFSSAVLLLLLSFNLNAQDFQGQAIYQTKTSMDMSGWGGGQMSEQQKKQIAERMKSMLEKTYVLNFNRSESTYKEEDKLAAPGSGGSRWGGMMSSFTGGPQYKNIKEALILQEQEFFGKSFLVKDSLPKLEWKLGSESKQIGQYTCFKATTTKPVDEMDFMSMRRRGRGNDEKNESEESTDSTKTDSVATDSTTTKSENIFDGVEVPKFVVVTAWYTPQIPVSTGPGEYHGLPGLILEVTADKTVMLCTKIIMNPKDKAEIQMPDKGEIVTRDEYNKIMKDKIEEMREMYGGRGRGRRN from the coding sequence ATGAAAACACTAGTAACTAAATTCAGTAGTGCGGTTTTACTCCTACTTTTATCATTCAATTTAAATGCCCAAGATTTTCAAGGGCAAGCGATTTATCAAACCAAAACGTCCATGGATATGAGCGGATGGGGTGGCGGTCAAATGTCTGAACAGCAAAAAAAGCAGATTGCAGAACGAATGAAGAGTATGTTAGAAAAAACCTATGTACTCAATTTTAACCGTAGTGAATCCACTTATAAAGAAGAAGATAAACTTGCAGCACCAGGATCTGGTGGTAGTCGTTGGGGAGGTATGATGAGTAGCTTTACTGGTGGACCTCAATATAAGAATATAAAAGAAGCCTTAATCTTGCAAGAGCAAGAGTTCTTTGGAAAATCATTTTTGGTTAAAGATTCCTTACCTAAGCTAGAATGGAAACTCGGTAGTGAATCAAAACAGATTGGCCAGTACACGTGTTTTAAAGCAACAACAACAAAACCTGTTGATGAGATGGACTTTATGAGCATGCGTAGAAGAGGTAGAGGTAATGATGAAAAGAATGAAAGTGAAGAGTCAACAGATTCAACAAAGACAGATTCAGTAGCAACAGATTCAACCACAACGAAATCTGAAAATATTTTTGATGGTGTTGAAGTACCAAAATTTGTAGTTGTCACGGCTTGGTATACACCGCAAATTCCAGTGAGTACAGGTCCGGGTGAATATCATGGATTACCAGGTTTAATCTTAGAAGTTACCGCAGATAAAACGGTCATGCTTTGTACCAAAATTATAATGAACCCTAAAGATAAAGCTGAAATCCAAATGCCAGATAAAGGTGAAATTGTAACTCGTGATGAATATAATAAAATCATGAAAGATAAAATCGAAGAAATGAGAGAGATGTATGGCGGACGCGGAAGGGGGCGTCGAAATTAA
- a CDS encoding GLPGLI family protein — protein sequence MKLVVKLIIISTLLLITKVNGQEFQGEATYKSKRKIDIKLDSTQVNSEMHQQMMEMLKKQFEKTYILSFNKEESIYKEEESLAPPQPQGGFVVMVSSGGSDLLYKNIKEKRYTNQNESFSKLFLIKDDLKDIEWNLESETKNIGEYTCFKATTTREVEDVESGISFNGDKDLSTADKEPKMKLITITAWYTPQIPVSAGPGNYHGLPGLILEVNDGSETVICSKIVINPKNATDISEPVKGKEIMQDAYDQIMEKKLKEMEERTRVNTNGRDGERVEIRIGG from the coding sequence ATGAAATTAGTAGTTAAATTAATCATTATATCAACACTTTTATTAATAACAAAAGTGAATGGTCAAGAGTTTCAAGGTGAGGCTACCTACAAGTCTAAACGAAAAATTGACATTAAACTCGACAGCACTCAAGTGAATTCTGAAATGCATCAACAAATGATGGAAATGCTTAAGAAGCAATTTGAAAAAACCTATATCCTTTCCTTTAATAAAGAGGAATCAATTTATAAAGAGGAAGAGTCATTGGCGCCACCGCAGCCACAAGGAGGCTTCGTGGTTATGGTGAGCTCTGGAGGTTCTGATTTGCTATATAAGAATATCAAGGAAAAGCGATATACCAATCAAAACGAATCCTTTAGTAAACTGTTTTTAATTAAAGATGATTTAAAAGATATTGAATGGAACTTGGAATCGGAGACTAAAAATATAGGAGAATACACCTGTTTTAAAGCAACAACAACCCGTGAGGTTGAAGATGTCGAAAGCGGAATTAGTTTTAATGGAGATAAAGATTTAAGTACAGCTGATAAGGAACCTAAAATGAAACTAATTACAATTACTGCTTGGTATACGCCTCAAATCCCAGTGAGTGCTGGACCTGGAAATTATCACGGACTTCCAGGATTGATTCTTGAAGTCAATGACGGAAGCGAAACAGTAATATGCAGTAAAATTGTAATCAATCCAAAAAACGCAACAGATATTTCTGAACCTGTTAAGGGAAAAGAAATCATGCAAGATGCCTATGATCAAATCATGGAAAAAAAGCTAAAAGAAATGGAAGAACGGACAAGAGTCAATACCAATGGTCGTGATGGTGAGCGTGTTGAGATTAGAATTGGAGGGTAG
- a CDS encoding sensor histidine kinase KdpD: MNDSKYKYILYVIVIVILSTIGIQAFWNYKNYQTNKQQLTKDVQTSLDKAVDDYYTALAQNTTLGLKLEGNAQKNVFDDGGFLDELSLSIDESNKRFNHLDSLKIGDLKGVTVLRGLQIDSVEKLEKSENKSISPKEFKQKLKEIKANYETDSFKVDISGIEMLTSKIFISINNDTLDLKKIDSLFKSDLTRKNINLEYRLDFNDSIAEDHNNINLLEYKNSDKNHKLVLSNTAKSTLLPKNSELNIYYENETWVVLKRIVWTIIISTLLVLAVISCLFYLLKIIKHQKQLAEVKNDLISNITHEFKTPIATIGVALESIQNFNALNDKAKTNNYLDMSTLQLSKLNTMVEKLLETATLDSENLELNIDTYNISEVITAIIDKHKIQNDLKSIQSNIPSDIIAKVDVFHFENAVNNIIDNAFKYGGDDIIVDLKQSESKIELTISDNGHSLSKTNKERIFEKFYRVPKGNTHDIKGFGIGLYYAKKIIDKHHGSLTLDLKNKRTTFKISLPNV; encoded by the coding sequence ATGAATGATTCTAAATACAAATATATACTCTATGTAATTGTCATTGTTATTCTTTCTACTATCGGCATACAGGCCTTCTGGAATTATAAGAACTATCAAACAAATAAGCAGCAACTAACTAAAGACGTGCAAACCAGTCTTGATAAAGCCGTAGACGATTATTATACCGCATTAGCTCAAAATACCACACTGGGTTTAAAACTTGAAGGAAACGCTCAAAAAAATGTCTTCGATGACGGTGGATTTCTCGACGAACTTTCTTTATCTATTGATGAATCTAACAAACGGTTTAATCACTTAGATTCTCTTAAAATTGGGGATTTAAAAGGAGTTACTGTATTAAGAGGGTTACAAATAGATTCTGTAGAAAAACTGGAAAAAAGTGAGAATAAAAGTATATCTCCAAAAGAGTTCAAACAAAAACTTAAGGAGATTAAGGCTAATTATGAAACGGACAGCTTTAAAGTCGATATCTCAGGCATTGAAATGCTTACCTCAAAAATCTTCATATCGATCAATAATGACACTTTGGATTTAAAGAAAATTGATAGCTTGTTCAAATCAGATTTAACCAGAAAAAATATAAATCTCGAATATCGCTTAGATTTCAATGACTCCATAGCAGAAGACCATAACAATATAAATCTATTGGAGTATAAGAACTCAGATAAAAACCATAAACTCGTTTTGAGCAATACCGCTAAATCTACATTACTACCAAAAAACAGTGAACTTAATATTTACTATGAAAATGAGACATGGGTGGTTTTAAAGCGAATTGTTTGGACTATTATCATTTCGACACTTTTAGTGCTCGCTGTTATTAGTTGCTTATTTTACCTATTGAAAATTATCAAACACCAAAAACAATTAGCCGAAGTAAAAAATGACTTGATTAGTAATATTACCCATGAATTCAAAACACCAATAGCCACCATAGGTGTTGCATTAGAGAGTATACAAAATTTTAATGCTCTAAATGATAAAGCCAAAACAAATAATTATTTAGACATGTCTACCCTACAACTCTCTAAATTAAATACCATGGTAGAAAAGCTTTTGGAAACGGCCACTCTAGACAGTGAAAACTTAGAACTCAATATTGACACTTATAATATTTCCGAGGTGATTACAGCGATAATTGACAAACATAAGATTCAGAATGATCTCAAATCTATACAAAGCAATATCCCTAGCGATATTATAGCAAAGGTTGATGTTTTTCATTTTGAAAACGCCGTTAACAACATTATTGACAATGCCTTTAAATATGGTGGTGATGACATTATTGTGGATTTGAAACAAAGCGAATCAAAAATTGAACTTACCATTTCTGATAACGGTCACTCATTATCTAAAACGAATAAAGAACGTATTTTCGAGAAATTTTATCGCGTCCCTAAAGGCAACACACATGATATAAAAGGGTTTGGGATTGGTTTGTATTATGCCAAAAAAATTATTGATAAGCACCATGGAAGTCTCACACTTGATCTAAAAAACAAACGAACCACATTTAAAATCTCCTTGCCCAATGTCTAA
- a CDS encoding response regulator transcription factor → MSKITILLAEDEPALGQIIKESLETRDFHVLLCENGELALESYQKESPELLILDVMMPKKDGFTLAKEIRAIDDRIPIIFLTAKSQTQDVVEGFTIGGNDYLKKPFSMEELIVRINNLLNRTKTQKTSEIFEVGAYTFDFPKQQLHFENESQQLTHREAHLLFHLIKNKNQVLDRSLILKKLWGNDDFFSARSMDVFISKLRKKLQKDESVQIINVRGFGYKLVN, encoded by the coding sequence ATGTCTAAAATCACCATTTTACTCGCTGAAGACGAACCAGCATTAGGGCAAATTATCAAGGAGAGTTTAGAAACAAGAGACTTTCACGTACTTCTATGTGAAAATGGTGAATTAGCACTTGAATCATACCAAAAAGAATCCCCAGAACTTTTAATATTAGATGTGATGATGCCTAAAAAAGATGGCTTCACTTTAGCTAAAGAAATAAGAGCCATTGATGATAGGATTCCTATAATATTTCTCACCGCAAAATCACAAACTCAAGACGTCGTTGAGGGATTCACCATTGGAGGCAATGATTATTTAAAGAAGCCCTTTAGCATGGAAGAACTCATTGTTCGAATTAACAACCTACTCAACCGCACTAAAACTCAAAAAACTTCAGAGATTTTTGAGGTTGGAGCTTACACCTTCGATTTCCCGAAGCAACAATTACACTTCGAAAATGAATCGCAACAGCTCACACACAGGGAGGCACATTTATTATTTCATTTGATTAAAAACAAAAATCAGGTCTTAGATCGGTCATTAATTCTCAAAAAACTATGGGGAAATGACGACTTTTTCTCTGCTCGAAGCATGGATGTTTTTATTTCTAAACTGCGCAAAAAACTACAAAAAGACGAAAGTGTACAAATCATAAACGTAAGAGGATTTGGATATAAGTTGGTGAATTAA
- a CDS encoding deoxynucleoside kinase has translation MHVAVAGNIGAGKTTLTKLLAKHFRWEPQLEDVVDNPYLDDFYNQMERWSFNLQVYFLNSRFRQVAQIRKSGKDIIQDRTIYEDAHIFAPNLHAMGLMTNRDFENYRSLFDLMEGFVEGPDLLIYLRSSIPNLVAQIHKRGRDYENSISIDYLSRLNERYEAWIHGYDKGNLLIVDVDNLDFVSNPEDLGGIINKIDAQINGLF, from the coding sequence ATGCACGTTGCCGTCGCAGGAAATATTGGTGCGGGTAAAACCACACTCACGAAATTACTAGCAAAACACTTCAGATGGGAGCCACAGTTAGAAGATGTGGTAGACAACCCTTATCTAGACGATTTTTACAACCAGATGGAACGTTGGAGCTTCAATCTTCAAGTCTATTTTTTAAACAGTAGATTTCGCCAGGTGGCACAAATTCGTAAAAGTGGTAAAGACATTATACAAGATAGAACCATTTATGAAGACGCTCATATTTTTGCGCCTAACCTTCACGCTATGGGATTAATGACTAATCGCGATTTTGAAAATTACCGTTCATTATTTGATTTGATGGAAGGTTTTGTAGAAGGGCCTGACTTGCTTATTTATCTCCGTAGCTCAATTCCAAACTTAGTAGCACAAATTCACAAGCGAGGTCGTGATTATGAGAATTCTATAAGTATTGACTATTTAAGCCGTCTTAATGAACGCTATGAGGCATGGATTCATGGCTATGACAAAGGCAACTTGTTAATTGTTGATGTCGATAATTTAGATTTTGTGTCAAACCCAGAAGATCTTGGAGGCATCATTAATAAAATTGATGCACAAATTAATGGTTTGTTCTAG
- a CDS encoding App1 family protein has protein sequence MFKKDPLQIITFQSYGTATHFYMRGRALEDETVNLEQKGLFGLFINSWKRFESDEIKHTALKIKLPGGPVLRASTDDHGYFKFDEKVDGLTEMANAEGWLNFEVAYDDPQIKRHIQNSNRFPGELLIPSQNADYGVISDIDDTIIHTGVVSTLKWKVLLNSIFKSAASRIPLEGAAEFYHKLHRGTSGENANPIFYVSHSPWNLYRYLEFFLKQNAFPKGPILLRSFKDIFKKKSGDQPQKHKEIINILKTYPHLKFILIGDSGESDADIYLDIANEFPNQVAAIYLRVVKHKKKMQRIKDLFEAYDQIPVLLAESSAQAIKHAKLNGFIKN, from the coding sequence GTGTTTAAAAAAGATCCTTTACAAATTATTACATTTCAAAGTTATGGTACGGCTACGCATTTCTATATGCGTGGTCGTGCATTAGAAGACGAAACTGTTAATTTGGAACAAAAGGGTTTGTTTGGATTATTTATTAATTCATGGAAACGTTTTGAAAGCGATGAAATCAAGCATACAGCTCTTAAAATTAAACTACCAGGAGGGCCTGTTTTAAGAGCTTCTACGGATGATCACGGTTATTTTAAATTTGATGAGAAGGTCGATGGCCTAACAGAAATGGCTAATGCAGAAGGGTGGTTAAATTTTGAAGTGGCTTATGATGATCCTCAAATTAAGCGGCATATTCAGAATTCGAATCGTTTTCCTGGAGAACTATTAATTCCTTCTCAAAATGCTGATTATGGTGTTATCAGTGATATTGATGATACTATCATTCATACGGGTGTGGTATCTACTTTAAAATGGAAGGTACTGTTAAATAGTATTTTCAAAAGTGCTGCAAGCCGAATTCCATTGGAAGGGGCAGCCGAATTCTATCATAAATTACATCGAGGCACATCGGGAGAGAATGCAAATCCGATTTTTTACGTGAGTCATAGTCCGTGGAATCTTTACCGCTATCTTGAATTCTTTCTTAAGCAAAATGCATTTCCTAAAGGTCCGATATTACTGAGAAGTTTTAAAGATATCTTTAAAAAGAAATCTGGAGATCAGCCTCAAAAACATAAAGAGATTATCAATATTTTAAAAACATATCCGCATTTAAAATTTATTCTTATCGGTGATAGTGGTGAATCTGATGCTGATATTTATCTTGACATCGCTAATGAATTTCCTAATCAAGTTGCGGCCATCTACTTAAGGGTTGTTAAACATAAAAAGAAAATGCAACGCATAAAAGACCTATTCGAAGCTTATGATCAAATTCCAGTTTTGTTGGCTGAGAGTAGTGCCCAAGCCATTAAGCATGCGAAGTTAAATGGCTTTATAAAAAATTAA
- a CDS encoding sodium-translocating pyrophosphatase → MESLMIYMPIALAILGLIYMIIKKLWVMKQDAGDGKMKEISDHIYEGALAFLNAEYRLLAIFVVIVAAALTAVSFIVPTTHWLIVIAFVFGAVFSAFAGNIGMKIATKTNVRTTQAARTSLPNALKISFGGGTVMGLGVAGLAVLGLTSFFILFFHYFMGGVWTSTMDMTIVLETLAGFSLGAESIALFARVGGGIYTKAADVGADLVGKVEAGIPEDDPRNPATIADNVGDNVGDVAGMGADLFGSYVATVLAAMVLGNYVIKDMGGSISDAFGGIGPILLPMAIAGAGIIISVIGTMLVKIKSNDAKEAQVMGALNVGNWTSIILVAAACFGLVTWMLPETMKMNFFGEGLQEISSMRVFYATLVGLFVGAVISSVTEYYTGLGKKPILNIVQQSSTGAGTNIIAGLATGMISTFPSVLLFAGAIWASYAFAGFYGVALAASAMMATTAMQLAIDAFGPISDNAGGIAEMSEQEPIVRERTDILDSVGNTTAATGKGFAIASAALTSLALFAAYVTFTGIDGINIFKAPVLAMLFVGGMVPVVFSALAMNAVGKAAMEMVEEVRRQFRDIPGIMEGTGKPEYDKCVAISTEASLREMMLPGLLTIGFPLVIAFLPMLFGMDNLAIAEMLGGYMAGVTVSGVLWAIFQNNAGGAWDNAKKSFEAGVEINGEMTFKGSEAHKAAVTGDTVGDPFKDTSGPSMNILIKLTCLIGLVIAPILGGHTSEEGLANNESEIEMVVDGSKDIAEATITYTTIENGEEVTKEELFSGTEAEVEAQLRAFEKANDVLEGDSKKIIKEMNVIKE, encoded by the coding sequence ATGGAATCACTGATGATTTACATGCCAATAGCTTTGGCGATTTTAGGATTAATTTACATGATCATTAAAAAATTATGGGTTATGAAACAAGATGCTGGAGATGGTAAAATGAAAGAAATTTCAGATCACATCTACGAAGGTGCATTAGCGTTTTTAAATGCTGAATATAGATTACTTGCAATTTTTGTTGTAATCGTAGCAGCTGCACTAACAGCTGTATCTTTTATAGTGCCAACGACTCACTGGTTAATTGTAATCGCATTTGTTTTTGGAGCTGTATTTTCTGCTTTCGCTGGAAACATCGGAATGAAAATCGCTACCAAAACAAACGTTAGAACAACTCAAGCAGCGCGTACTAGCTTACCGAACGCCCTTAAAATCTCTTTTGGCGGTGGAACAGTTATGGGACTTGGTGTTGCTGGATTGGCTGTATTAGGTTTAACATCGTTCTTTATACTTTTCTTCCATTACTTTATGGGAGGTGTATGGACAAGTACAATGGATATGACTATCGTACTAGAAACCTTAGCTGGATTCTCATTAGGAGCTGAATCTATTGCTCTTTTTGCAAGAGTTGGTGGTGGTATTTATACCAAGGCTGCCGATGTAGGTGCTGATTTAGTGGGTAAAGTTGAAGCTGGTATTCCAGAAGATGATCCTCGCAATCCTGCAACTATTGCAGATAACGTAGGTGATAATGTAGGTGATGTTGCGGGTATGGGAGCCGATTTATTTGGATCTTATGTAGCAACAGTTTTAGCTGCAATGGTTCTTGGTAACTATGTGATTAAAGATATGGGTGGATCTATTTCTGATGCGTTTGGAGGTATTGGTCCAATCTTATTGCCAATGGCAATAGCTGGTGCAGGAATTATTATTTCTGTTATAGGAACGATGTTGGTGAAAATAAAAAGTAACGATGCTAAAGAAGCTCAAGTCATGGGCGCTTTAAATGTTGGAAACTGGACATCTATTATTTTAGTTGCTGCAGCTTGTTTCGGATTAGTAACTTGGATGTTACCAGAAACAATGAAAATGAATTTCTTCGGAGAAGGTCTACAAGAGATCTCTTCAATGCGAGTGTTTTATGCAACTTTAGTTGGATTATTTGTAGGTGCAGTTATTTCTTCTGTTACTGAATACTATACAGGATTAGGCAAAAAACCAATTTTAAATATTGTACAACAATCATCTACTGGAGCAGGAACTAATATTATCGCTGGTTTAGCAACAGGTATGATATCTACATTTCCTTCAGTATTATTATTTGCTGGAGCAATTTGGGCATCCTATGCATTTGCTGGATTCTATGGTGTAGCTTTAGCAGCTTCTGCAATGATGGCAACAACAGCTATGCAATTAGCGATTGATGCTTTCGGACCAATTTCTGATAATGCAGGTGGTATTGCTGAAATGAGCGAACAAGAACCAATCGTAAGAGAACGTACTGACATCTTAGATTCAGTTGGTAATACAACAGCGGCAACAGGAAAAGGTTTTGCTATTGCATCTGCAGCTTTAACGTCTCTAGCATTATTTGCAGCGTACGTAACGTTTACAGGAATTGACGGAATTAACATCTTTAAAGCACCAGTTTTAGCGATGCTATTTGTTGGTGGTATGGTACCAGTTGTATTTTCTGCTTTAGCAATGAATGCAGTAGGAAAAGCTGCTATGGAAATGGTAGAAGAAGTACGTCGTCAGTTTAGAGACATTCCTGGAATTATGGAAGGTACTGGGAAACCAGAATATGATAAGTGTGTGGCGATTTCAACTGAAGCGTCATTAAGAGAAATGATGTTACCAGGGTTATTAACTATTGGATTTCCTTTAGTTATTGCTTTTCTGCCAATGTTATTTGGTATGGATAATTTAGCTATCGCTGAAATGTTAGGTGGTTATATGGCTGGTGTTACGGTTTCTGGTGTATTATGGGCAATCTTCCAAAACAATGCTGGAGGTGCTTGGGATAACGCTAAGAAATCTTTTGAAGCTGGTGTAGAAATCAACGGAGAAATGACCTTCAAAGGTTCTGAAGCTCATAAGGCAGCTGTAACTGGAGATACTGTTGGGGATCCATTTAAAGATACATCTGGACCTTCAATGAACATCTTAATCAAATTAACCTGTTTAATCGGTTTAGTTATAGCTCCAATTTTAGGTGGACATACATCGGAAGAAGGATTAGCAAACAACGAATCAGAAATTGAAATGGTTGTAGATGGGTCTAAAGACATAGCTGAAGCTACCATTACGTATACAACCATTGAAAATGGTGAAGAAGTTACTAAAGAAGAATTATTTTCTGGAACTGAAGCTGAAGTTGAAGCTCAACTAAGAGCTTTTGAAAAGGCGAATGATGTTTTAGAAGGAGACTCGAAAAAAATAATTAAAGAAATGAACGTTATTAAAGAATAA